A single window of Streptomyces sudanensis DNA harbors:
- a CDS encoding ATP-binding protein, which translates to MRRRLISSTLAVVLVVISVFGVSLVIVETRTITSSAQESVDSEALRLASIVDSRLVDGERVDPGILSGHGGAERYARIEMPGSAPVEVGSRPEGSVIRGTATGEHGERVVVEEPRSSVAREVGRTLLIIGAVALLAVVAAALLAVRQGNRLASPLTDLAETAERLGSGDPRPRHRRYGVPELDRVADVLDASAERIARMLTAERRLAADASHQLRTPLTALSMRLEEIAVTDDLDTVREEATVALAQVERLTDVVQRLLTNSRDPRTGSAVAFDLDEVVKQQIEEWRPAYRSAGRAIVRSGKTGMRAVGTPGAVAQVLAALIENSLMHGGGTVALRTRVTGNQAVVEVADEGPGVPEDLGARIFERAISGHNSTGIGLAVARDLAEADGGRLELVQLKPAVFALFLSREAVRRDDAPASRPIR; encoded by the coding sequence GTGCGCCGCCGCCTGATCAGCTCCACGCTCGCCGTGGTGCTGGTCGTCATCTCCGTCTTCGGGGTCTCCCTCGTCATCGTCGAGACCCGGACGATCACCAGCAGCGCCCAGGAGAGCGTCGACTCGGAGGCACTGAGGCTCGCCAGCATCGTCGACAGCCGCCTGGTCGACGGCGAGCGCGTCGACCCGGGCATCCTCTCCGGCCACGGAGGCGCCGAGCGGTACGCCCGGATCGAGATGCCCGGCAGCGCCCCGGTCGAGGTCGGCAGCCGCCCGGAGGGCAGCGTCATCCGCGGCACGGCCACGGGGGAGCACGGCGAGAGGGTCGTCGTCGAGGAGCCCCGCTCGTCCGTCGCCCGGGAGGTCGGCCGCACGCTGCTGATCATCGGCGCGGTCGCGCTGCTCGCCGTCGTGGCCGCCGCCCTCCTCGCCGTACGGCAGGGCAACCGGCTCGCCTCCCCGCTCACCGACCTCGCCGAGACCGCCGAGCGGCTGGGCTCCGGGGACCCCCGGCCCCGCCACCGGCGCTACGGGGTGCCCGAACTGGACCGGGTCGCGGACGTGCTGGACGCCTCGGCCGAGCGGATCGCGCGGATGCTCACCGCCGAGCGGCGGCTCGCCGCGGACGCCTCCCACCAGCTGCGCACCCCGCTGACCGCGCTGTCGATGCGGCTGGAGGAGATCGCCGTCACCGACGACCTGGACACGGTCCGCGAGGAGGCGACGGTCGCGCTCGCGCAGGTCGAGCGGCTCACGGACGTCGTCCAGCGGCTGCTCACCAACTCCCGCGACCCCCGCACCGGCTCCGCGGTCGCCTTCGACCTCGACGAGGTCGTCAAGCAGCAGATCGAGGAGTGGCGGCCGGCCTACCGCAGCGCGGGCCGGGCGATCGTGCGGTCGGGGAAGACCGGGATGCGGGCCGTCGGCACCCCGGGCGCGGTCGCCCAGGTGCTGGCCGCCCTGATCGAGAACTCGCTGATGCACGGCGGCGGCACGGTGGCCCTGCGCACCCGCGTCACCGGCAACCAGGCCGTCGTCGAGGTCGCCGACGAGGGGCCGGGCGTGCCCGAGGACCTCGGCGCGCGGATCTTCGAGCGGGCCATCAGCGGCCACAACTCCACGGGCATCGGCCTGGCCGTGGCGCGCGACCTCGCGGAGGCGGACGGCGGCCGGCTGGAGCTCGTCCAGCTGAAGCCCGCCGTGTTCGCGCTCTTCCTCAGCCGCGAGGCCGTCCGCCGCGACGACGCCCCGGCGTCCCGCCCGATCCGGTAG
- a CDS encoding response regulator transcription factor — translation MTRVLLAEDDASISDPLARALRREGYEVEVRQDGPGALDTGLRGGVDLVVLDLGLPGMDGLEVARRLRSEGHTVPILVLTARADEVDTVVGLDAGADDYVTKPFRLAELLARVRALLRRGAAEPVPQPATHGVRIDVESHRAWMGDEELQLTAKEFDLLRVLVRDAGRVVTRDQLMREVWDTTWWSSTKTLDMHISWLRKKLGDDAANPRYITTVRGVGFRFEKS, via the coding sequence ATGACCCGTGTGCTGCTCGCCGAGGACGACGCCTCCATCTCGGACCCGCTGGCCCGCGCCCTGCGGCGCGAGGGGTACGAGGTCGAGGTGCGGCAGGACGGGCCCGGCGCGCTCGACACGGGGCTGCGGGGCGGCGTCGACCTCGTCGTCCTCGACCTGGGCCTGCCCGGCATGGACGGCCTGGAGGTCGCCCGCCGGCTGCGCTCCGAGGGGCACACGGTGCCGATCCTCGTCCTGACCGCGCGTGCCGACGAGGTCGACACCGTGGTCGGGCTCGACGCCGGGGCCGACGACTACGTCACCAAGCCCTTCCGGCTCGCCGAGCTGCTCGCCCGCGTCCGGGCCCTGCTGCGGCGCGGCGCCGCCGAGCCCGTCCCGCAGCCCGCGACGCACGGGGTGCGCATCGACGTCGAGTCGCACCGCGCCTGGATGGGCGACGAGGAGCTCCAGCTCACCGCGAAGGAGTTCGACCTGCTGCGCGTCCTCGTCCGCGACGCCGGCCGGGTCGTCACCCGCGACCAGTTGATGCGCGAGGTCTGGGACACCACCTGGTGGTCGTCGACGAAGACCCTCGACATGCACATCTCCTGGCTCCGCAAGAAGCTCGGCGACGACGCGGCCAACCCGCGCTACATCACCACCGTGCGCGGGGTCGGCTTCCGCTTCGAGAAGAGCTGA
- a CDS encoding peptide MFS transporter produces MAPSLTKDPANEPAAGKTFFGHPRGMATLFMTELWERFSWYGMRAILVLYLVHGVLDGPLQDREALAASIYGVYNAVVYMAAMPGGWIADRLWGARKAVLVGGVIIALGHYTLAVPGDVAFFLGLGLIAVGTGLLKPNISAMVGGLYEGQPGARRDAGFTLFYMAINIGGMIAPLVVGYLGENVDWHLGFAVAGVGMTLAVIQYVLGGKYLGDVGSEPATPATPEERCSVLRKAGLWTAVAVAALLADILLGTFDIEHIVNVLAIAGIVVPILYFLAIFRNPALRSEDRPKIKAFVWFFATAVLFWVIYDQSGSLLTFFADNKTDRVIGGWEFPASWYQSVNPALIIVLAPLFAALWVRLAQRNREPGTPMKFALAMLLIGGSFAIMGLAGAAAASSDTGKVTVFWLLSVYLVQTIGEMCLSPVGLSLSTKLAPKVFVGQIMGLWFLATATGNALNGWVTQLNAVLGDAAYYTMWAVIAAAAGVTFMIASKRIGKLMGDVK; encoded by the coding sequence ATGGCGCCCAGCCTGACGAAGGATCCGGCGAACGAGCCCGCCGCCGGAAAGACCTTCTTCGGCCACCCCCGCGGTATGGCCACGCTCTTCATGACGGAATTGTGGGAGCGCTTCTCCTGGTACGGAATGCGCGCCATTCTCGTGCTGTACCTGGTGCACGGCGTCCTCGACGGACCGCTGCAGGACCGCGAGGCACTCGCCGCCTCGATCTACGGCGTCTACAACGCGGTCGTCTACATGGCGGCCATGCCCGGCGGCTGGATCGCCGACCGCCTGTGGGGCGCCCGCAAGGCCGTCCTCGTCGGCGGCGTGATCATCGCCCTGGGCCACTACACCCTGGCCGTCCCCGGCGACGTGGCCTTCTTCCTGGGCCTCGGGCTGATCGCGGTCGGCACCGGCCTGCTCAAGCCGAACATCTCCGCGATGGTCGGCGGGCTCTACGAGGGCCAGCCGGGAGCCCGCCGCGACGCCGGCTTCACCCTCTTCTACATGGCGATCAACATCGGCGGGATGATCGCCCCGCTGGTCGTCGGCTACCTCGGCGAGAACGTCGACTGGCACCTGGGCTTCGCCGTCGCCGGTGTCGGCATGACGCTGGCCGTCATCCAGTACGTGCTGGGCGGCAAGTACCTCGGTGACGTCGGCAGCGAGCCCGCCACCCCGGCCACGCCGGAGGAGAGGTGCTCGGTGCTGCGCAAGGCCGGCCTGTGGACGGCCGTCGCCGTCGCCGCCCTCCTCGCCGACATCCTGCTGGGCACGTTCGACATCGAGCACATCGTCAACGTCCTGGCGATCGCGGGCATCGTCGTGCCGATCCTCTACTTCCTGGCGATCTTCCGGAACCCGGCGCTGCGGAGCGAGGACCGCCCGAAGATCAAGGCGTTCGTGTGGTTCTTCGCCACGGCCGTGCTGTTCTGGGTCATCTACGACCAGTCCGGGTCGCTGCTGACGTTCTTCGCCGACAACAAGACCGACCGCGTCATCGGCGGCTGGGAGTTCCCGGCGTCCTGGTACCAGTCGGTCAACCCGGCCCTCATCATCGTGCTGGCCCCGCTCTTCGCCGCGCTGTGGGTGCGGCTCGCCCAGCGGAACCGCGAGCCCGGCACCCCGATGAAGTTCGCGCTGGCGATGCTGCTCATCGGCGGCTCCTTCGCCATCATGGGCCTGGCGGGCGCCGCCGCGGCCTCCAGCGACACCGGCAAGGTCACGGTCTTCTGGCTGCTGAGCGTCTACCTGGTGCAGACCATCGGCGAGATGTGCCTGTCCCCGGTGGGTCTGTCCCTGTCGACGAAGCTGGCGCCGAAGGTGTTCGTCGGCCAGATCATGGGCCTGTGGTTCCTGGCCACCGCGACGGGCAACGCCCTGAACGGCTGGGTGACCCAGCTCAACGCCGTGCTGGGCGACGCCGCGTACTACACGATGTGGGCGGTCATCGCCGCCGCCGCGGGCGTCACGTTCATGATCGCCTCGAAGCGGATCGGCAAGCTGATGGGCGACGTGAAGTAG
- a CDS encoding STAS domain-containing protein, which yields MGRETVGSANQGRLRVGVRTEGSSEILTPVGELDHHTAELLREPLETAITQGCARLVVDCSELEFCDSTGLNVLLGARLKAEAAGGSVHLVAMRPAVARVFEITGASVVFEVHDSLEAALAQ from the coding sequence ATGGGCCGCGAGACGGTCGGCAGCGCGAATCAGGGCCGGCTTCGTGTAGGGGTCCGGACGGAAGGTTCCAGTGAGATCCTGACGCCGGTGGGTGAGCTCGATCACCACACTGCGGAGCTGCTGCGTGAGCCTTTGGAGACGGCGATCACCCAGGGCTGCGCACGCCTGGTGGTCGACTGCTCGGAGTTGGAGTTCTGCGACTCGACGGGGCTGAACGTGCTCCTCGGCGCGCGGTTGAAGGCCGAGGCCGCCGGAGGCTCGGTCCATCTGGTCGCGATGCGGCCCGCCGTGGCCCGGGTCTTCGAGATCACCGGCGCGTCCGTGGTCTTCGAGGTCCACGACTCCCTGGAAGCGGCCCTGGCCCAGTAG
- a CDS encoding RNA polymerase sigma factor SigF, whose translation MSARLDETRTQNAASATSPRGILPSGLPDLPSIPPYDEVGPLDARALSKTLFARLETLEEGTPEHAYVRGTLIELNLALVKFAASRFRTRSEPMEDIVQVGTIGLIKAIDRFELSREVEFPTFAMPTIIGEIKRFFRDTSWSVRVPRRLQELRLDLARAGDELAQELDRSPTVGELAERLGIDEDEVVEGMAASNAYTASSLDAQAEEDDSEGALVDRIGYEDHGLEGVEYIESLKPLIASLSPRDREILSLRFVGGLTQAQIGERLDISQMHVSRLLSRTLAKLRKGLTLEE comes from the coding sequence ATGTCAGCCCGGCTCGACGAGACGCGTACCCAGAACGCGGCGTCGGCAACATCCCCCCGCGGAATTCTCCCGTCCGGCCTTCCGGACCTCCCCTCGATCCCTCCGTACGACGAGGTCGGGCCCCTGGACGCGCGAGCGCTCTCCAAGACGCTCTTCGCCCGGCTCGAGACCCTGGAGGAGGGCACCCCCGAGCACGCGTACGTCCGCGGCACCCTGATCGAGCTGAACCTCGCGCTGGTGAAGTTCGCGGCCTCCCGCTTCCGGACGCGCAGCGAACCGATGGAGGACATCGTCCAGGTCGGCACCATCGGCCTGATCAAGGCGATCGACCGCTTCGAGCTGAGCCGCGAGGTCGAGTTCCCGACCTTCGCGATGCCGACGATCATCGGTGAGATCAAGCGGTTCTTCCGCGACACCTCCTGGTCGGTGCGCGTTCCGCGCCGCCTCCAGGAGCTGCGGCTCGACCTGGCGAGGGCCGGCGACGAACTGGCCCAGGAGCTGGACCGCTCCCCCACCGTCGGGGAACTCGCCGAGAGGCTCGGCATCGACGAGGACGAGGTCGTCGAGGGCATGGCGGCGAGCAACGCCTACACCGCCAGCTCCCTGGACGCCCAGGCCGAGGAGGACGACTCCGAGGGCGCCCTGGTGGACCGGATCGGCTACGAGGACCACGGGCTCGAGGGCGTGGAGTACATCGAGTCCCTGAAGCCGCTGATCGCGTCGCTGTCGCCGAGGGACCGCGAGATCCTCTCGCTGCGGTTCGTCGGCGGGCTCACCCAGGCGCAGATCGGCGAGCGGCTGGACATCTCGCAGATGCACGTGTCCCGGCTGCTCTCGCGCACGCTGGCGAAGCTCCGCAAGGGCCTGACCCTGGAGGAGTGA
- a CDS encoding DUF4287 domain-containing protein: MAQQARAKGPASYFPSIEKKYGRPVAEWSDLIRASPLTRHMELVAWLKTEHGLGHGHANALVAHTLAEGP, encoded by the coding sequence ATGGCACAGCAGGCACGGGCGAAGGGCCCCGCGAGCTACTTCCCGTCGATCGAGAAGAAGTACGGGCGCCCCGTCGCGGAGTGGAGTGACCTCATCCGCGCCTCCCCGCTCACCCGGCACATGGAGCTCGTCGCCTGGCTCAAGACCGAGCACGGCCTCGGCCACGGCCACGCGAACGCCCTGGTCGCCCACACCCTCGCGGAAGGCCCCTGA
- the hutI gene encoding imidazolonepropionase, translated as MNSGNEPTNSAPATAGPDTTNSAVAPADTAATLITNIAGLVTNDPSLGDGSPLGLIENAAVAVEGDRVVWIGEASKAPATDNRVDVGGRAVIPGFVDSHSHLVFAGDRTAEFNARMSGRPYEAGGIRTTVAATRAATDAELEANLTRYLREALRQGTTTFETKSGYGLTVEDEARALRIAARHTDEVTYLGAHVVPRDHADDPAGYVALVTGEMLDACAPHARWIDVFCEKGAFDGDQARAILTAGKARGLHARIHANQLSYGPGVRLAVELDAASADHCTHLTDEDVDALANGSTVATLLPGAEFSTRAQWPDARRLLDAGVTVALSTDCNPGSSFTSSMPFCVALAVRDMGMTPDEAVWSATAGGAAALRRTDVGRLVPGARADLAVLDAPSHVHLAYRPGVPLVTRVWRAGVPVAG; from the coding sequence ATGAACAGCGGCAACGAGCCCACGAACAGCGCCCCCGCGACCGCGGGCCCCGACACGACGAACAGCGCCGTCGCGCCGGCGGACACCGCGGCCACGCTCATCACCAACATCGCCGGCCTGGTCACCAACGACCCCTCCCTCGGTGACGGATCCCCCCTCGGACTGATCGAGAACGCGGCGGTCGCCGTGGAGGGCGACCGCGTCGTCTGGATCGGTGAAGCCAGCAAAGCACCCGCCACTGACAACCGCGTCGACGTCGGCGGACGGGCCGTGATCCCCGGCTTCGTCGACTCCCACTCGCACCTCGTCTTCGCCGGCGACCGCACCGCCGAGTTCAACGCCCGCATGTCCGGCCGCCCCTACGAGGCGGGCGGCATCCGCACCACGGTCGCCGCGACCCGCGCCGCGACCGACGCCGAACTGGAGGCGAACCTCACCCGCTACCTGCGCGAGGCGCTCCGCCAGGGCACGACGACCTTCGAGACGAAGTCCGGCTACGGCCTGACGGTCGAGGACGAGGCGCGGGCGCTGCGCATCGCCGCCCGCCACACCGACGAGGTCACCTACCTCGGCGCGCACGTCGTCCCCCGGGACCACGCCGACGACCCGGCCGGGTACGTGGCCCTGGTCACGGGGGAGATGCTCGACGCGTGCGCGCCGCACGCCCGCTGGATCGACGTGTTCTGCGAGAAGGGCGCCTTCGACGGCGACCAGGCCCGCGCCATCCTCACCGCGGGCAAGGCCCGCGGCCTGCACGCGCGCATCCACGCCAACCAGCTGTCGTACGGCCCCGGCGTGCGACTGGCGGTGGAGCTGGACGCGGCGAGCGCCGACCACTGCACCCACCTGACGGACGAGGACGTGGACGCCCTCGCCAACGGCTCGACCGTCGCGACGCTGCTGCCCGGCGCCGAGTTCTCCACCCGCGCGCAGTGGCCCGACGCGCGCCGCCTGCTGGACGCGGGCGTGACGGTGGCGCTGTCCACGGACTGCAACCCCGGCTCGTCGTTCACCTCGTCGATGCCGTTCTGCGTCGCCCTGGCGGTACGGGACATGGGCATGACCCCCGACGAGGCGGTGTGGTCCGCGACGGCGGGCGGCGCGGCGGCCCTCCGCCGCACCGACGTCGGCCGCCTGGTCCCCGGCGCCCGCGCCGACCTGGCGGTCCTGGACGCCCCGTCCCACGTCCACCTGGCCTACCGCCCGGGCGTCCCGCTGGTCACCCGGGTGTGGCGCGCGGGCGTCCCCGTCGCCGGCTGA